The Bacteroidota bacterium DNA segment ATTTTTTAGTGAGTAGTGAGTAGTGAGTAGTGAGTAACATGAAAATGTTAAATTGTCGAATCGTGTAATCGTGTAATCGAAAAAAAACATTGGCAATTGGCGATGGCGAAGGCTAAAGCAGAAATATTTAAGTTGTTGGGGGAAATGTGGAATCGGTGAATCGGGAAAAAAGCGCTTGGAAATGGTGATGGCTTTTGAATCCGAGTAATCTTATTATCTGTAATTCAGACCTCAAAAAAATGAAATAAATAATCAGTAATGAGTGATGATTTTTTTTGATTGTCAATTGTCAACTGTCCATTGTCAATTGTTTTTAATTACTTTTAAATAAAAAAAAATGGATCCAAACGCAAACTCTCTCAACTGGTTCGAAATATCTGTAACAGATTTCAGCAGAGCCAAAAAATTTTATGAAACAATGTTTGACATCACCATGCAGGAAATGGAAATGGCAGAAACTAAGATGGCATTTTTTCCGGCAAATCCAGAAAGTGGTAAAGCGAATGGCTGCATCGCATTAAGTGAGATGCATACGGCAAGTAGTGATGGTGTAAAAATTTATTTGAATGGTAATCCTGATTTAAATGCCGCATTAAATCGTGTGGAAACTGCCGGAGGAAAAGTAACTATGCCGAAAACACTTATTGGAGAAAACAATGGTTATATGGCATTTTTTGAAGATAGCGAAGGAAATATTATTGGATTGCACTCGCAAGAGTAGTATTTGGAAAAATGGGGTTAAAATATTTTTTTGTAATAAAATTAATATTTATTGTTTTAGGTAAAGAAACGGAATAATCAATTTCCCTTTTTGTGTAATAATTAAAATACCATAACTTCCATTGGATAGCTGAGTAGGTAAGGTTATTTTTTGTTTGTAAACTCCTGCTGCCTGAGTATAGTTTTCGATAAATGTTTCAATAAATTTGCCATAAATATCGTATAGATAAATCGAAAGGATTTCTTCTTGCATCAAGGAATATTCGAGTTGGACAAATTCAATAACCGGATTTGGATATAGTAAAAAATTTTCGTTCGCAATATTGTCTCCAATTCCAATTGGATGTTCTACAGTTAAAATCGCATACTCGGAAGTATCCTTGCAATCCAAATTATTTGTTAAACATCTGAAAAATTGATTGTCATTC contains these protein-coding regions:
- a CDS encoding VOC family protein; this translates as MDPNANSLNWFEISVTDFSRAKKFYETMFDITMQEMEMAETKMAFFPANPESGKANGCIALSEMHTASSDGVKIYLNGNPDLNAALNRVETAGGKVTMPKTLIGENNGYMAFFEDSEGNIIGLHSQE